A window of Sinimarinibacterium sp. NLF-5-8 genomic DNA:
TGAGCGCATTGGCGGCCTTGCTTGAGCGCGAATGGCGTCTGGCCGCGCGCAGTAAAAGCGATTGGCTGATGCCGCCGTTCTTTCTGGTGGTGGTGATCACCCTGTTTGGCCTTGGCACCGAGCCCAATGATGCGCGCCTGATCGGCTTTGCCCCGGCGATCATCTGGGTGGCGAGTCTGTTGGCGGCGCTGCTGACGCTGGAGCGTTTGTTTCGTGCCGATCACGAAGACGGCACCCTGGAGCAACTCTGCATGGCGCCGTTTCCGCTGTATCTGGCGGTGCTGGCCAAGCTGCTGTCGCATTGGCTGTTGACCGGATTGCCGTTGGCGCTGCTGTCGGTGCCGCTGGCCATGGGACTGGGATTGCCCGGGAACGCGGTGCCGGCATTGTTACTCGGTTTGTTGCTCGGCACGCCGTGCATCAGTGCCATCGGCGGATTTGTTGCCGCGCTGACGGTAGGGCTGCCGCGTGCGGGCTTGCTGCTGCCGGTTCTGGTGCTGCCGATGATTGCCCCGGTGGTGATCTTTGGCGCCGGTGCGGTGCGCAGCGCATTGGACGGGCTGGACGTGGCGGCTCCGCTATACTTTCTGGCGGCCATTTTGAGCCTGTGCATCACGCTGATCCCGTGGGTGGCGAGTGCGGCGCTGCGCAACGCAATTGAATAATGGGTATCCAAACACCATGTGGACTTGGTTTCATCGCCTGGCGTCACCGCCACACTTTTACCGCATCGCCGAGCGTTGGGCGCCCTGGGTTGGCGTTGCCGCATTCGGCTTTTTGGTTTGGGGCTGGCTCGGCGGGCTGATTTTTGCTCCGGCCGATTATCAGCAAAAAGACGCGTTTCGCATCATTTACGTCCATGTGCCGACGGCGGCAGTGTCGTTGTCCCTGTACACCGCGATGGCCGCCGCCGGTTTTGTTGCGCTGATCTGGCGGATGAAACTGGCCGAGGTTGCGCTGGTCGCCATTGCTCCGGTGGGCGCCGCGATGACCGCCGTGGCGCTGGTCACCGGCATGTTGTGGGGCAAGCCGATGTGGGGAACCTACTGGGTGTGGGATGCGCGCCTGACCGCTGAACTGGTGCTGCTGTTCTTGTACCTGGGCGTGCTGGGGCTGAATCAGGCGTTTGAAGATGCGCGCGCCGGTGCGCGCGCCTGTTCGTTGCTGGCGCTGGTGGGGGTGGTCAATGTCCCCATCGTCAAATATTCGGTGGAGTGGTGGAACTCGCTGCACCAGACCTCCACCATTTTGAAACTCGGCAAGCCGACGATCACCGGCGAAATGGCGGTGCCGCTGTATGCGGCCTTGCTGGGGACGTTTTTGCTCTGCGCCTATGCCGTATTGCGCCGGGTACAGAATGAATTGCTGGCGCGCGAGCGGCGCGCCAGCTGGGTCAAGGAACTGGTGCGG
This region includes:
- a CDS encoding heme ABC transporter permease, with protein sequence MWTWFHRLASPPHFYRIAERWAPWVGVAAFGFLVWGWLGGLIFAPADYQQKDAFRIIYVHVPTAAVSLSLYTAMAAAGFVALIWRMKLAEVALVAIAPVGAAMTAVALVTGMLWGKPMWGTYWVWDARLTAELVLLFLYLGVLGLNQAFEDARAGARACSLLALVGVVNVPIVKYSVEWWNSLHQTSTILKLGKPTITGEMAVPLYAALLGTFLLCAYAVLRRVQNELLARERRASWVKELVRQSGV
- the ccmB gene encoding heme exporter protein CcmB, whose product is MSALAALLEREWRLAARSKSDWLMPPFFLVVVITLFGLGTEPNDARLIGFAPAIIWVASLLAALLTLERLFRADHEDGTLEQLCMAPFPLYLAVLAKLLSHWLLTGLPLALLSVPLAMGLGLPGNAVPALLLGLLLGTPCISAIGGFVAALTVGLPRAGLLLPVLVLPMIAPVVIFGAGAVRSALDGLDVAAPLYFLAAILSLCITLIPWVASAALRNAIE